A region of Hydrogenobacter sp. DNA encodes the following proteins:
- a CDS encoding DNA adenine methylase — protein MGLVTSPLRYPGGKSKAVNFLKNFFPVDFKELREPMCGGASITLYWAQVKPFVKYIIGDKNFDLYCFWKELKERPEKLIKEILSLWQSYKDGRKLYEEILQRRPYLSNDTLQRAVDFFVLNRITFSGTTDSGGYSEEAFRKRFTSKSIEKLYSVSKILQRIEVYHGDYSQLLREEGENVVIFLDPPYYSSRGSKLYGNKGTLHTEFDHYRLKEEVLKCKHKILITYDNSKEIKELYIDFYIVGWKLKYGMANYGKNYLREGDELLIANYPLESYLENLQKQPSMFQKVVIYTSWA, from the coding sequence ATGGGATTAGTGACCTCTCCCCTTAGGTATCCTGGTGGAAAATCAAAGGCGGTAAATTTTTTAAAAAACTTTTTCCCTGTGGATTTTAAGGAGTTAAGGGAGCCTATGTGTGGTGGTGCCAGTATAACCCTTTACTGGGCTCAGGTAAAACCTTTTGTAAAATACATAATTGGCGATAAAAATTTTGACCTTTATTGCTTTTGGAAAGAGTTAAAGGAGAGACCAGAAAAATTGATAAAAGAAATCTTAAGTCTTTGGCAAAGCTATAAAGATGGAAGGAAGCTATACGAGGAGATCCTTCAAAGAAGACCTTACCTTTCTAACGACACGCTACAAAGAGCAGTAGATTTCTTTGTGCTGAATAGGATAACCTTTTCTGGAACTACAGACAGCGGAGGCTACTCGGAAGAAGCCTTTAGGAAGAGATTTACATCAAAAAGTATCGAAAAACTCTATAGCGTAAGCAAAATCCTTCAGAGAATAGAGGTATATCATGGGGATTATAGTCAATTACTAAGAGAAGAAGGAGAAAACGTGGTTATATTTCTTGATCCACCCTATTATTCTTCAAGAGGCTCAAAACTTTATGGAAATAAAGGAACCCTACACACAGAATTTGACCACTATAGACTGAAAGAAGAGGTACTTAAGTGCAAGCATAAAATACTTATAACATATGATAATTCTAAGGAGATAAAAGAACTTTATATAGATTTTTACATTGTAGGGTGGAAACTCAAATACGGTATGGCAAACTATGGAAAAAATTACCTAAGAGAAGGAGATGAGCTTTTGATAGCAAATTATCCTTTAGAGAGTTATTTAGAGAATTTACAAAAGCAACCCAGTATGTTTCAAAAAGTAGTTATCTATACCTCTTGGGCATAA